One window of the Microtus ochrogaster isolate Prairie Vole_2 chromosome 10, MicOch1.0, whole genome shotgun sequence genome contains the following:
- the Prkaa2 gene encoding 5'-AMP-activated protein kinase catalytic subunit alpha-2 isoform X2 codes for MVMEYVSGGELFDYICKHGRVEEVEARRLFQQILSAVDYCHRHMVVHRDLKPENVLLDAQMNAKIADFGLSNMMSDGEFLRTSCGSPNYAAPEVISGRLYAGPEVDIWSCGVILYALLCGTLPFDDEHVPTLFKKIRGGVFYIPEYLNRSVATLLMHMLQVDPLKRATIKDIREHEWFKQDLPSYLFPEDPSYDANVIDDEAVKEVCEKFECTESEVMNSLYSGDPQDQLAVAYHLIIDNRRIMNQASEFYLASSPPTGSFMDDSAMHIPPGLKPHPERMPPLIADSPKARCPLDALNTTKPKSLAVKKAKWHLGIRSQSKPYDIMAEVYRAMKQLDFEWKVVNAYHLRVRRKNPVTGTYVKMSLQLYLVDNRSYLLDFKSIDDEVVEQRSGSSTPQRSCSAAGLHRPRSSFDSTTAENHSLSGSLSGSLTGSTLSSASPRLGSHTMDFFEMCASLITTLAR; via the exons ATGGTGATGGAATATGTGTCCGGAGGTGAATTATTCGACTACATCTGTAAACATGGGCGG GTTGAAGAGGTGGAAGCCCGGCGGCTCTTTCAGCAGATCCTTTCTGCTGTGGATTACTGTCACAGGCATATGGTTGTCCATCGGGACCTGAAACCAGAAAATGTGCTTCTGGATGCTCAGATGAATGCTAAGATTGCTGACTTTG gacTATCTAATATGATGTCAGATGGTGAGTTTCTGCGAACCAGCTGTGGATCACCAAATTATGCAGCACCTGAGGTCATCTCAGGAAG GCTGTATGCGGGTCCTGAGGTTGATATCTGGAGCTGTGGCGTTATCCTGTATGCCCTTCTCTGTGGCACCCTCCCCTTCGACGATGAGCACGTGCCTACACTCTTTAAGAAGATCCGAGGGGGTGTGTTTTATATCCCGGAATATCTCAACCGCTCTGTTGCCACTCTGCTGATGCACATGCTCCAGGTGGACCCTTTGAAGCGAGCAACTATCAAGGACATCCG AGAACATGAATGGTTTAAACAGGATTTGCCCAGTTATCTATTTCCTGAAGACCCCTCCTATGATGCTAACGTCATTGATGATGAGGCTGTGAAAGAAGTATGTGAAAAATTTGAGTGTACAGAATCAGAAGTAATGAACAGTTTATATAGTGGTGACCCTCAAGACCAGCTTGCGGTGGCTTATCATCTTATCATTGACAATCGGAGAATAATGAACCAAGCCAGTGAGTTCTACCTCGCCTCTAGTCCTCCAACTGGTTCTTTTATGGATGACAGTGCCATGCATATTCCCCCAGGCCTGAAACCACATCCTGAGAGGATGCCACCTCTTATAGCAGACAGCCCCAAAGCACGGTGTCCTTTGGATGCACTGAACACAACTAAGCCCAAATCCTTAGCTGTGAAAAAAGCCAAGTGGCATCTTGGAATCCGAAGCCAGAGCAAACCATATGATATTATGGCTGAAGTGTACCGAGCTATGAAGCAGCTGGATTTTGAATGGAAG GTAGTGAATGCCTACCATCTTCGAGTAAGAAGAAAAAATCCAGTGACTGGCACTTATGTGAAAATGAGCTTGCAGCTTTACCTGGTTGACAATCGGAGCTATCTTTTAGACTTTAAAAGCATTGATG ATGAGGTGGTAGAGCAGAGGTCTGGTTCCTCAACACCTCAGCGGTCCTGTTCTGCTGCTGGCCTGCACAGACCACGGTCAAGCTTTGATTCCACCACAGCTGAGAACCACTCACTCTCGGGTTCCCTCTCTGGCTCTTTGACTGGAAGCACTTTGTCTTCAGCTTCTCCCCGCCTGGGCAGTCACACCATGGATTTTTTTGAAATGTGTGCCAGTCTGATCACTACTTTAGCTCGTTGA